A window of the Brassica oleracea var. oleracea cultivar TO1000 chromosome C1, BOL, whole genome shotgun sequence genome harbors these coding sequences:
- the LOC106292962 gene encoding myb-related protein Myb4-like: MGRAPCCEKMGLNRGPWTPEEDQILVSFIHQHGHSNWRALPKQAGLLRCGKSCRLRWMNYLKPDIKRGNFTQAEEDAIISLHQILGNRWSAIAAKLPGRTDNEIKNVWHTHLKKRLEDNQPAKPKTSNKKKSTKPKSQSVPAKSKSTKTESELASSSNPSFESLFSASLSASDEVSSETLTSHEDHSKEAQMDNKLREMITTTDQDSFSFINFGEDIDESFWNETLYSQDEENHTSNLDEMQQEFQHLRSVGNEMIFDSEMDFWFDVLPRSGGEQDLLAGL, from the exons ATGGGAAGAGCTCCATGCTGCGAGAAGATGGGATTGAACAGAGGCCCATGGACGCCTGAAGAAGATCAAATTTTGGTCTCTTTTATCCACCAACATGGCCATAGTAACTGGCGAGCCCTCCCTAAGCAAGCTG GTCTTTTGAGATGTGGAAAAAGCTGTAGACTTAGGTGGATGAACTATTTAAAACCTGATATTAAAAGAGGCAATTTCACCCAAGCAGAGGAGGATGCTATCATTAGTTTGCACCAAATCCTTGGCAATAG ATGGTCAGCAATCGCAGCAAAATTGCCTGGAAGAACGGATAATGAGATCAAGAACGTATGGCACACTCACTTGAAGAAAAGGCTGGAAGATAATCAACCCGCTAAACCTAAGACCAGCAACAAGAAAAAGAGTACTAAACCCAAATCTCAGTCTGTACCAGCAAAATCAAAGAGTACTAAAACCGAATCGGAGCTCGCAAGCTCATCGAACCCTTCTTTTGAAAGTTTGTTCTCAGCATCACTTTCGGCGAGTGATGAAGTTTCTTCAGAAACACTCACGAGCCACGAAGATCATAGCAAAGAGGCTCAGATGGATAATAAATTGAGAGAAATGATCACTACTACAGATCAAGATTCTTTCTCTTTCATAAACTTCGGAGAAGACATCGACGAGAGCTTCTGGAACGAGACGCTTTATAGCCAAGATGAAGAAAACCACACGTCGAATCTTGATGAGATGCAGCAAGAGTTTCAGCACTTACGCTCCGTCGGTAATGAGATGATTTTCGATAGTGAGATGGACTTTTGGTTCGATGTATTGCCCAGAAGTGGAGGGGAACAAGATCTACTAGCTGGGCTCTAG
- the LOC106304747 gene encoding pre-mRNA-splicing factor SLU7-like, which translates to MATASVGFKSREEHRKQQELEEARKAGLAPAEMDEDGKEINPHIPQYMSSAPWYLNADKPSLKHQRKWKVDPNYTKSWYDRGAKTFQADKYRKGACENCGAMTHKTKLCTERPRKIGAKWTNKNIAPDEKIETFDLDYDGKRDRWNGYDTAKYAEVIKRYEARDEARRIFLKEQQLKKLEKKRNKKVDEEESSDADEEEEEEEDALKHDEAKADESKHMDFSKVEKRVRTTGGGSTGTVRNLRIREDTAKYLLNLDVNSAYYDPKTRSMREDPLPNADPNEKFYAGDNQYRMSGEALEFKNLNIHALQLSEKGHEEVIMQAAPSQAELLFKKYKEAKEKLKKQIQETIMEKYGNAAASVEEIPKELLFGQSEREVEYDRCGRVIKGMELSVPKSKYEEDVYINNHTSVWGSWWKDQQWGYKCCQQTIKNSYCTGVAGIEAAEEAADLMRTNIERHAAASNDRSGPVEEKRFVTWGSDTPEDLVLDREKLAEALKKEDERKKEEKDERKRKYNVQWNDQVTPEEMEAYRMKRIHEDDPMKNLLH; encoded by the exons ATGGCTACTGCATCAG TTGGGTTTAAGTCTAGAGAAGAGCACCGTAAGCAGCAAGAATTGGAAGAAGCGCGTAAAGCAGGGCTAGCTCCGGCAGAGATGGATGAGGACGGAAAAGAGATTAACCCTCACATTCCTCAATACATGTCTTCTGCTCCTTGGTACCTCAATGCAGACAAGCCT AGCTTAAAACATCAAAGGAAATGGAAAGTTGATCCAAACTATACAAAGTCGTGGTACGATAGAGGAGCCAAAACGTTCCAGGCAGATAAGTACAGGAAAGGAGCTTGTGAGAA CTGTGGGGCTATGACGCATAAGACAAAGTTGTGCACAGAGAGGCCAAGAAAGATAGGAGCAAAGTGGACAAATAAGAACATAGCTCCTGATGAAAAGATTGAGACATTCGACCTTGATTATGACGGGAAAAGGGATAGATGGAACGGTTATGATACCGCTAAATATGCGGAGGTGATCAAGAGGTATGAGGCTAGAGATGAAGCAAGAAGAATCTTCTTAAAAGAGCAGCAGTTAAAGAAGCTGGAAAAGAAACGTAACAAGAAGGTTGATGAAGAAGAGTCTAGTGATGCTGATGAAGAAGAAGAAGAAGAAGAAGATGCTCTGAAACATGATGAAGCCAAAGCTGATGAGAGCAAGCACATGGATTTTTCTAAGGTGGAGAAACGTGTTCGTACTACTGGTGGCGGCAGCACAGGCACTGTTAG GAACTTGCGTATACGTGAAGACACTGCAAAATATCTTTTGAATCTTGATGTCAATTCTGCTTATTATGATCCCAAGACAAGGTCTATGCGTGAAGATCCGCTTCCAAACGCTGATCCAAACGAGAAGTTCTATGCG GGAGACAATCAATACAGAATGAGTGGAGAAGCTCTAGAATTCAAGAACCTTAATATTCACGCGTTGCAATTATCTGAGAAAGGCCATGAAGAGGTCATCATGCAAGCTGCTCCTTCTCAAGCCGAGCTGCTTTTCAAGAAATACAAAGAGGCGAAAGAGAAACTAAAGAAACAGATCCAAGAAACAATCATGGAGAAGTATGGAAATGCTGCTGCATCTGTGGAAGAGATCCCTAAGGAGCTTTTATTTGGACAAAGCGAGAGAGAAGTTGAATATGACCGATGTGGAAGAGTTATTAAAGGAATG GAATTGTCGGTACCCAAGAGCAAATATGAAGAAGATGTTTACATAAACAACCACACAAGTGTGTGGGGGTCGTGGTGGAAGGATCAACAGTGGGGTTACAAATGTTGTCAGCAAACAATCAAAAACAGTTATTGCACTGGTGTTGCGGGGATAGAGGCGGCTGAGGAAGCTGCAGACCTAATGAGAACCAATATCGAAAGACATGCTGCAGCTTCTAATG ATAGGTCAGGTCCAGTAGAGGAGAAAAGATTTGTGACTTGGGGAAGTGATACACCAGAAGATCTTGTCCTTGACCGTGAAAAACTTGCGGAAGCTTTAAAGAAG GAGGATGAGAGGAAGAAAGAGGAGAAAGATGAAAGGAAACGTAAATACAATGTCCAATGGAATGACCAG GTTACACCTGAGGAGATGGAAGCTTACCGAATGAAAAGAATACACGAGGATGATCCCATGAAGAATCTTCTGCACTAG
- the LOC106337390 gene encoding uncharacterized protein LOC106337390: MADPASYVYYERDIDQALIILKKGTQLVKYSRKGKPKFRAFRLSPDDKTLIWFSHGEEKGLKLSEVSRIVPGQRTAVFKRFLRPEKDHLSFSLLYNNKERSLDLICKDKAETEVWFAALKYIIERSRNRRARSEIPEIHDSDYLSTGRQSIDIVSNNIPRGRTSIDLGYERGNMLRPSTDGFRISVSSTPSCSSGGSGPDDIESLGDVYVWGEVWSEGILPDGTVSKETVKTDVLTPRPLESNVVLDVHQIVCGVRHVALVTRQGEVFTWGEEAGGRLGHGIQVDICRPKLVEFLALTNIDFVACGEYHTCVVSTSGDLFSWGDGIHNVGLLGHGSDISHWIPKRVSGPLEGLQVLSVACGTWHSALATANGKLFTFGDGAFGVLGHGNRESVSNPKEVQSLNGLKTVKVACSVWHTAAIVEVMGQTGTSMSPRKLFTWGDGDKNRLGHGNKETYLLPTCVSSLIDYNFHQIACGHTFTVALTTSGHVFTMGGSSHGQLGNSISDGKVPCLVQDRLVGEFVEEIACGDHHVAVLTSRSEVFTWGKGANGRLGHGDTEDRRTPTLVEALKDRHVKSLSCGSNFTSSICIHKWVSGADQSICSGCRQAFGFTRKRHNCYNCGLVHCHACSSKKALKAALAPTPGKPHRVCDACYNKLKAAETGYITNANRNNVATPGRSSIDGSVRIDRETTRSSKILLSGNTKSVKTSRPGCRPNSSNVRDSQVPSLQQLKDIAFPSLLKPISPAAVPQRLLVGPMSSPPPTRSSSPLPGRSSSPYARRSSPPRTSGFSRSVIDSLKKTNEVMNQEMTKLQSQVKNLKEKCNNQRTEVHKFQEAAKEAFELASKQSSKHKAATEALKSVAEQLKGLKDKLPPEVSESEAFESINSQAEAYLNTNEVSETSILTTSILDQQETSPSGNTQDQKVDEQVSSNSSISEKSNSSKPVPTESSSSSSRTGGKESKEQFEPGVYVTFVVDMNGNKIFRRVRFSKKRFDEHQAEEWWTKNKDRLLKWYSPNSSSSSPKPTASDPPIAPPPPSEPPLDPSVPEKSNDEEPEVPEKSNEEEPDSEI, from the exons ATGGCAGATCCTGCTAGTTATGTCTATTACGAACGTGACATCGACCAA GCACTTATCATTTTGAAAAAGGGAACACAGTTAGTCAAGTACAGTCGAAAAGGGAAACCTAAGTTTCGTGCATTCAGGCTTTCTCCG GATGATAAAACGTTGATTTGGTTTTCGCATGGAGAAGAAAAAGGCTTAAAGTTATCAGAAGTTTCTCGAATCGTCCCAGGGCAAAGAACT GCTGTTTTCAAGAGATTTTTACGTCCAGAGAAAGATCACTTATCATTTTCACTTCTATATAATAACAAAGAAAGGTCACTTGATTTG ATTTGTAAAGACAAAGCTGAGACCGAGGTTTGGTTTGCTGCCCTTAAGTATATAATTGAAAGAAGTCGTAATAGACGTGCAAGAAGTGAGATCCCTGAG ATACATGATAGTGACTACTTATCCACTGGTCGTCAATCAATAGACATTGTCTCAAACAATATTCCACGAGGTAGAACATCAATCGATCTAGGATATGAACGTGGAAACATGTTAAGACCAAGTACTGATGGTTTTCGGATTAGTGTCTCAAGCACACCAAGTTGTTCAAGTGGAGGTTCTGGTCCAGATGATATAGAATCATTAGGTGACGTTTACGTTTGGGGTGAAGTTTGGAGCGAAGGGATACTACCAGATGGGACTGTTAGCAAAGAAACGGTGAAAACAGATGTGTTAACTCCAAGACCCTTGGAATCCAACGTTGTTCTTGATGTTCACCAGATTGTTTGCGGTGTAAGGCACGTTGCGCTTGTGACAAGACAAGGAGAAGTCTTTACTTGGGGAGAAGAAGCTGGAGGTAGGCTTGGACATGGTATTCAAGTCGACATTTGTCGTCCCAAACTCGTTGAGTTTCTTGCTTTAACCAACATAGACTTTGTTGCTTGTGGAGAGTATCACACTTGTGTTGTATCCACCTCTGGGGACTTGTTTTCGTGGGGAGATGGAATCCACAATGTGGGTCTTTTAGGGCATGGTAGTGATATTAGCCATTGGATACCAAAAAGAGTCTCTGGTCCATTAGAAGGTCTTCAGGTACTCTCTGTTGCTTGTGGCACATGGCATTCTGCTTTAGCAACTGCAAATGGGAAGTTATTCACTTTTGGTGATGGTGCGTTTGGTGTTTTGGGACATGGAAACAGAGAAAGCGTTTCCAACCCTAAGGAAGTACAATCGTTAAATGGTTTGAAAACTGTGAAAGTTGCTTGTAGCGTTTGGCATACCGCGGCGATTGTTGAGGTTATGGGCCAGACCGGTACCAGTATGTCACCTAGGAAGTTGTTTACTTGGGGTGATGGGGATAAAAACAGATTAGGGCATGGGAACAAAGAGACTTACTTGCTACCCACGTGTGTCTCTTCACTTATTGATTACAACTTTCATCAAATTGCTTGTGGGCATACATTTACCGTGGCACTTACAACCTCAGGACATGTTTTCACTATGGGCGGGAGTTCACATGGTCAACTCGGTAACTCAATATCTGATGGTAAAGTACCTTGTTTGGTGCAAGACCGATTAGTGGGAGAATTTGTGGAAGAAATCGCTTGTGGAGATCACCATGTTGCGGTTTTGACATCTAGAAGTGAAGTTTTTACATGGGGGAAAGGTGCTAATGGAAGATTAGGACACGGTGATACAGAAGATAGAAGAACACCAACATTAGTTGAAGCCTTGAAAGACCGGCATGTGAAGAGCTTATCTTGCGGCTCAAACTTCACATCTAGTATATGTATACATAAATGGGTCTCCGGAGCAGATCAGTCAATCTGCTCCGGATGTCGCCAAGCATTTGGATTCACACGTAAGAGACACAACTGCTACAATTGTGGCTTAGTCCATTGTCATGCTTGTAGTTCAAAGAAAGCTTTGAAAGCAGCATTGGCTCCAACTCCAGGGAAGCCACATCGAGTATGCGATGCTTGTTACAACAAACTTAAAGCAGCCGAGACTGGTTATATCACTAATGCAAACAGGAACAATGTTGCAACTCCTGGACGGTCGTCAATAGATGGTTCGGTAAGAATAGATAGAGAAACAACAAGGTCATCTAAAATTCTCTTGTCCGGAAATACAAAATCAGTCAAGACATCAAGGCCTGGATGTAGACCTAATTCTTCTAATGTCCGTGACTCGCAAGTTCCATCTCTCCAACAACTTAAAGACATTGCATTCCCAAGTCTACTAAAACCTATTTCTCCTGCTGCTGTTCCACAGCGTCTACTAGTGGGACCAATGTCATCGCCTCCACCTACAAGATCCTCATCGCCTTTACCTGGAAGATCTTCATCGCCATACGCAAGAAGATCTAGCCCTCCACGCACTTCTGGATTTTCGAGGAGCGTTATTGATAGTTTGAAGAAGACTAATGAAGTTATGAACCAAGAAATGACGAAGCTGCAGAGTCAG GTTAAGAACTTGAAAGAGAAATGCAATAATCAAAGAACAGAGGTCCATAAATTTCAAGAAGCAGCTAAAGAAGCTTTCGAATTAGCCTCAAAGCAATCTTCTAAGCATAAAGCAGCTACAGAAGCCCTAAAGTCTGTTGCAGAACAG TTAAAAGGATTGAAGGATAAACTACCACCTGAAGTATCAGAGAGTGAAGCTTTCGAGTCCATTAACTCTCAAGCTGAAGCTTATCTAAATACAAACGAAGTATCTGAAACATCTATACTTACAACTTCGATACTTGATCAACAAGAAACATCTCCTTCCGGAAACACACAAGATCAAAAGGTTGATGAACAAGTATCATCGAACTCAAGTATATCCGAAAAGTCAAATTCATCAAAGCCAGTACCAACAGAATCTTCATCATCATCATCAAGAACAGGGGGAAAGGAAAGTAAAGAACAGTTTGAACCTGGCGTTTATGTGACTTTTGTGGTAGACATGAATGGTAACAAGATTTTCCGACGAGTTAGATTCAG TAAAAAGAGATTTGATGAGCATCAAGCAGAAGAGTGGTGGACTAAAAACAAAGATAGGTTGCTTAAGTGGTATAGTCCTAATTCATCATCATCATCACCAAAACCAACGGCCTCCGATCCACCTATTGCTCCTCCACCACCATCGGAACCACCGTTGGATCCGTCAGTCCCTGAGAAGAGCAATGACGAAGAACCAGAAGTCCCTGAGAAGAGCAATGAGGAAGAACCAGATTCTGAAATCTAG